In the Treponema primitia ZAS-1 genome, CCACGCCGCCGGAGAGCCCCACCACCTCCGCCCGGATGATCCCCTTACCCCGGGGAACTTCAATGCGGCACACTTCTCCTATCACCGCTTGAGGACCGATGCTTTCGATGAGTATGCCCTGGACCTTTATAACATGGCCCACATATTTTATGGTTTCCGTTTCTTCCGCTGTTTCGAGGTACTTCTCTAAGATTGCTTCCATAATCCGCCCCTTAATTGGCAATAGCGGACAAGGATGGCGCCCCGGCAGATGAGGCCTTGGGTTTCGTCTTTATCGGGGACATTTCCAGGATCTTCGCCTCAAGCTCCGCAAGCTGGCTGCTAATCCGGGCGTCTATTTCGCCGAAATCGGTTTCAATGATACAACCGCCGGGATCAACCGTGGAATCCTCCGCCACCTGTACGCCCTTTACCCCTTCTATCTGCTTAATAAAACTGTTGATATGATCCGTGGTGAGTTTCACATCCCGGAGGTTAACCCGGATAATGATATTACCATGGCTTTTTATCTTGCGCAGGGCCTGAACTACATTTTCCCTGACCACGCCCTCCTGGGTCTCGGAGATAATCTTTATAACCTTACGGGTCATGAGCAGCACCAAATCTACGATCTGCTGTTCGCTTTCCACGAGTATCTCTTCCCGGCGGCTCTGGGCCCGTTCCAGCACAGTTTGGATACGTTCAATCAGACGGTCCATTTCGGCCCTGCCTTCGGTATATCCTGCTTCCCGGCCTTCCTTTAAACCCGCGTCCACCGCTTCCTTACGTGCATTGTCGAAGTTAGCCTGGGCGGTAGTTTCAAGCTCCGCCGCCTTTTGCTTTGCCTCGGCAAGAATTTTCTCCGCCTCCGCTTCCGCCTGCTGTTTTATCTGCTGAGCCTCATCACTTAAACGGACAACTTCTTCGCCGGCGCTTGCCTGGGCTGTGCTTATTATCGCATCCGCCCGATCCCGGGCTTCCTGGATCATGCCCTCCCGTTCTTCGTCCCAGTGGGACTTGAACAGCTCCGCCTCCCGCCTGAGGTCATCCGCGGTGGGGCCGATAAATTCCGGCATATCAGGAATTTCGTCCAGTTCTTCCAGGGCCGGCCCCAGGTTAAGGGCCATTTCCGCGTAAGCCTGGGGAGATTCCAGAATAACCTTTTCGTTGCTGAGTATAAGCTCCCCGGGCCTGAAAACCGCCTTGTTAATCATACTACTAACTCATCCTCACCGGCGCGGGCAACCACAATTTCACCGGTCTCTTCCAGATGCCGGATGATGGACACGATCTTCTGCTGGGCTTCCTCAACATCCTTAAGCCGTACCGGTCCCATGAACTCCATATCTTCCTTGAGCATCTGGGCTGCACGCTTACTCATATTCCGGAATATCTTATCCTGCACTTCCGTATCCACCGACTTGAGGGCCTTGGACAATTCCTGGGAATCCACTTCCCGCATGACCCGCTGTATGGCCCGGTCGTCCAGCATAACGATATCTTCGAATACGAACATCCGTTTCTTGATTTCCTCCGCAAGTTCCGGGTCCTCGTCTTCCAGGGCTTCGATGATCTGCTTTTCCGAAGACCGGTCTACCAGGTTCAGTATTTCTACGATGCTTTCCACACCGCCCGCAGCGGTATAATCTTCACTGGACAGGGTGGAGAGTTTCTTTTCCAAAACCCGTTCTACCTCCCGGAGCACTTCCGGGCTCGTACGGTCCATGGTGGCGATACGCCGGGCCACATCGCTCTGCACCTCATGGGGGAGGTTCTGCAGAATGATTGAAGCCTTATTCGGTTCCAGGTACGCCAGGATAAGGGCGATAGTCTGGGGATGCTCCTGCTGGATAAAGTTAAGAAGATGCGCAGGATCCGTGCGGCGTATAAAGTCAAAGGGCCGGACCTGGAGGCTGGACGTAAGGCGGTTGATAATATCAATGGCCTTCTGGCTTCCCAGGGATTTTTCCAGAAGTTCCCGGGCGTAGTCGATACCCCCGGTGGTGATAAACTCGTTGGCCATCATGAGTTCCTGGAACTCTATGAGGACCGCTTCCTTCTGGGCCGGCTCTATGGTTTCAAGCCGGGCAATCTCGAAGGTGAGTGTTTCTATTTCATCTTCCCGGAGATACTTGAAGATCTCCGCGGATATTTCAGATCCAATACTTACCAGGAAAACTGCGGCCTTCTGCCGGCCGGTAAATTCCTTGGCGCCCTTCTTCTTTCCTCCGGCGGCGGCGGCTCCGCCCCCTGCAGCTGCTTTAGCCATATACTATTCCTCCAACAGCCAGGTTCTGATAAGCTGGGCCACATCTCCGGGATGTTCCTTCGCCATGTTGATGGCGTTCTCCTGGAGTTCCATACGTTTCCGTTCTTCCACGGACATGGAAACTTCCACACCCTGCTCTTCCGCTTCCTGGAAGGCCCGCTCCCGCATCTCCTGATGCTGCCGTGCAAGCTCCTCTTCCCGTGCCCGTCTGCGCCGCTCCATTTCCCGGGTGATCATCCTGAAGGCGATAAACCCGATGAGCAGTAACGCTACTCCCGAAAGCAATATCAGGATGGTGGTCTGCATCTGCTTCTGCCGGAAATACTCGGCGTCCTCGTCGGCAAACTGCTTGGTCCGGTCAAAACGGATATTCTGTACCGTCACCGAATCTCCCCGGGCGGCGCTGAAGCCGATGGCATCCTGGATCAGAGCCTGGGCGGCTTTGAGATCCTCCGGCGCTACCGGGGCGTATTCCCGTTCCAGGGAACCGTCTTCCAGTATCACGGGGTTCTTCTTTTCATCATACTTCAATTTCCAGGTCCCGTCGATATTCACCGATATGGTTACCCGGTCGATGCCGGGGCTTTTTTCTTCCTCAATGCGGCGGCTGTTAATTTCCTCATTATGGGTAAGGGTTTTCTGTTCAACCTCCCCATAGAGGTTGCTCATATCCCGGAACGCCGGCGGCATCTGGCCCTCAACCCCCGCGGGACCTTCGGGGTTAAGCCCCGTACCCTTCCAGGCGGTACTGGACGCTGATTCGGACCGGGTAATGGACCGGGCGCTTTCGGAATCGTCATAGGAGAGGCCCGGAGTCCGGGGCTTTATGGTGATGGGATAGAATTCTTCGGTACTCACCGCCTTCTTGGACATATCCATGGCGATCTTAATATTGAGGTCCCGTACCCGGTCGGTAGTAAAGGTGTACTGGAGGGCCTTAAGCACCGTAGCCCGGTATTTAGTCTCCAGGCCCTGGACCAGCTTGGTTTCCCGCTCAATAACTGCCAGCCGGTCGAATTCCGCCATGCCCGCAAAATCGTTGAGCACCAGACCGTTCTGATCCGCAATAACGATATTATCGTCACGAAGTCCTTCCACAGCAAATTTGAGTATCTTCTGGATGCCCTCTATTTTTTTACGGTTCGCCGTAATATCGCTCATGAGCTTGGGGGTAATGATAACGCTGGCGGTAACCGGATTCTGGTCCGATGCAAAAAGTTCCCGCTCAGGCATAACGATAGTAACATTGGCGTCGTCCACATCATCCAGGGATTTTATGTGATCCGTAACCATCTGGGTAATGGCCCGCCGGAGGTTAACATTCCGTTCAAAATCGGTGATGGTCCACCGGTCCCGGTCGAAGATGGCCCAGGGATCGGTTCCTGCGGGAATCATGTCTTCCCGGATAAGGATGGACCGGATCCGCTGGGCGGTCTTGGCGTCCTCCACCATGATAACCCCCGCGGCGTTGACCGTGGTCTTTACCCCTTCCTCGTTGATCCTGGTGATGATCCGGTCCCGGTCATTTTCATCTTTAATGGGAACGTCAATAACCGGTACCATGGTGGGTGCGGAAGAAACCGTTACCAGGGCGATAAGCCCGGCGATAACCGCAACGGTTATACCGATGAGGATACCCCTTTGCATCCAGGTCCACCTGCCCCACAGGCCGGTGATCTGTTCTATAACTTTTTTAAACCATTCGTTCATATTCCCCTCCCCAGAAGAACGGCGCTAATGCGCCCTGTATATGTACTATCTCGTATTAATTATATCCTTCCACCCCTGGACCACGCGGCTGAGCACGGTCCTGGCTATGTTCAATGACATGCTGGCCTTGGCCTGGGCAATGGTAATATCCTGGGGGTCCATGGAGCCCGGATCGGTGATGGCCTTTTGGACCAGATCTGCGGAAAACTGCTGCTCCGCACTAACCTTGTCCAATGCCCGGAGCATCACATCCTCAAAGCTGCCGCTGCGAAGTACCGCCTCGGAACCAATCATGTTGCCCATTTCGGATATTACCGATCCCCTGCCCTGGGCGATATTGCCGCCTATGGAAAAGGGGCCGCCCTGGGGTACCATGTGCTTGGGATTCGTTATTGCCATGGGGACCTTATCCCCACTTACCAGTTCAGGTTTGTAAATATTCATCTATCCCCTCCCCTATACTTTTATCTGCTGCCTATCTCAAGGGCCCGCAGAAACATTGTTTTAGATCCGTCAATAATAGAAGCGTTCGCTTCATAGGCCCGGGATGCGGCGATCATATCCACCATTTCGGTGACCACATCCACGTTGGGCATCTCCACATACCCCGCCCGGGGCCCGGTCTGTATCGCATCGGGGTGGGTGGGATCGTATACCAGCCGGTTCGGTGTGGTATCCTTCTGGATTTCCGCAACCCTGACCCCCTTACCAGGTCCGCCGTCCATCATGTCCGGCAGGAAGGGGGAACGCCAGAAGGGCTGTTCCGCCTTTGGCCGTAATACCACCCGGCTCCTGCGGAAGGGGCCGCCCTCGGCGGTGCGGGTGGTGGAGGCGTTAGCGATGTTGTCGGCGATCACATCGGAACGGAGCCGTTCCGCAGTCATCCCTGTGGCGGCTATATTAATTGCATTGAACAATCCCATATTCTATCCTACCTTAATACCATATTTATCTGGCTGAATTCGAAGGTCGTGGCCTGGGCTAAAAGGGTATACATCATCTGGTTTTCCAGGGCCAGCATCATTTCCTGCTCAGGGTCCACGTTGTTTCCGTTATTCTTGGACGTACTGGCGTAATCCAGGACCCGCCGGGGTTCCACGTCCCGGTAATCCCGTGCGCGCCAGTTGGGGATGTGCTTGGGGTCGGTCAGGGTCAGTTCCAGGGCCGGCCGTTGTTTTTCCGTTTCCAGGGCGCGCTTGAGTTCACTTTCAAAGTTGACGTTGGACCGCTTAAAATTGGGAACCCCGGAATTCGCCATGTTGTCCGCAATCACATTCCGGCGGATAAGGCTGGCATCCATGGCCCGGTGCAGCAGGTCAACGGTTTTTTCAAAGTTATTCGATATCATAAGGTTCTCCCAAATTGATCATCGGCCTTTTAAAATATTTCATAAGATATATCTCCCCAGGTCGTTGTCCACCACGAGGTCCTGGAGACGCTCGTTGACGTAGGATTCGGTGATGGAAATTTTGGTTGGGGCTATGTCCGGAGCCTCAAAGGAAAGTTCCTCCAGGAGAGCCTCCATGATGGTGTGGAGACGCCGGGCGCCGATGTTTTCCAGCCGGGAATTGACCTCCGCCGCCAGGGCCGCCAGGCGATCGATAGAATCGGGGGTAAATTCGATTTCCACCCCCTCGGTGGCCAGAAGATCCACGTATTGCTTGGTCAGGGCGTTTTTTGGTTCCGTGAGGATACGGAGAAACTCCGCCTTGCCCAGGGATTCCAGTTCCACCCGCAGGGGAAAGCGCCCCTGCAATTCGGGGATCAGATCCGAAGGCTTGCTGACATTGAAGGCCCCTGCGGCGACAAAGAGGATGTGACTGGTGTCCACGGGACCCCACTTGGTATTCACCACGGCGCCCTCCACAATGGGCAGTATATCCCGCTGTACCCCTTCCCGGGAAACATCGGGCCCCCCCCCGCCACGGTCGCCCTTAACGGCGATCTTGTCGATCTCGTCGATAAAGACGATACCGGTCTCACAGACCCGCTGACGGGCTTCGTCGCTCACCCGGTCCCGGTCGATAAGTTTTTCCGATTCTTCGGCAATAAGGATTTCTCTGGCACGGCTTACCGGAAGGAGCTTCTTTTTCTTGCCCCCGCCGAAAAAACCGGCGATCCCCGAAAGGCTGCTTTCTAAGTCCTCCATGCCGCCCCCCATCATTTCGAAGGCCGGGAACTGGGGGCTCTGATTTATGGTAATTTCTACCAGCCGGTCCTCCAGCTTTCCCTCCCGAAGCATGGTCCGGAATTTTTCCCGGGTGGAATCTTTTTGATTCCCGGAACCCTTTTGAGTTCCGGCGTCGGCGGCAGGTTCCTCAGCGGGGCTATCGGCAATGTTACTGCTTATTTCAGGCGTATCATCATTGCCGCCCGCCTGCTGCCGGGATACCGGGATGCCCACCTGTATTGCTGCGCCCATAAGAGAGCCATTACCATTACTGGGGCTGATTGAAAAGGCGCCCATGGGCCGCACCACCGGGCCCTCCGGGGGCTTTGTTTCCTTGGGCTTTTTCCCCGTGCCCGGCAGGAGCAGATCCAACAGCGCATCTTCGGCGCGTTTTTCCGCATCCGCGGTAACCGTTTCCTGCATTTCCTGTTTAACCATCTGGACACCCGCAGCCATAAGGTCCCGGATCATGGATTCCACATCCCGGCCCACGTAGCCGACTTCGGTGTATTTGGTGGCCTCCACCTTGATAAAGGGGGAGCCCGCAAGTTTGGCCAGCCGCCGGGCAATTTCTGTTTTGCCTACCCCCGTGGGACCTATCATGAGGATGTTCTTGGGGGCGATGTCCTCGCGAACCTCCGGATCCAGCTTGAGCCGCCGTATACGGTTACGCAGCGCCACCGCTACCGCCCGCTTGGCCTTTTTCTGGCCAACAATGTATTTATCCAGCTCCGCAACGATTTCCCGGGGGGTTAGCCGGTCCAGATTTTTTTCGCTCATCAGCTTAACTCCTCCAGGGTAATATTTCCGTTGGTATAGATGCAGATGCTTCCCGCAATCTTAAGACTCCGTTCGGCGATTTCCACCGCAGAAAAACTGCTGCCCTCAAGATAGGCCAGGGCCGCAGCGTAGGCGTAGTTGCCGCCGGAGCCGATGGCCAGGGCATTTTCCGCAGGCTCTATCACGTCCCCGGTACCGGATACGAGCAGGGTCTTGGAAAGATCCGCCACCAGGAGCAGGGCCTCAAGTTTCCGCAAAGCCCGGTCCGTACGCCAGTCCTTTGCCAGCTCCACCGCCGCCCGGGCAAGGTCCCCGGAATATTCCTTGAGTTTTTCCTCAAAGCGATCAAAGAGGGTAAAGGCATCGGCGGTGGCCCCGGCGAAACCGCAAAGAACCTTGCCGTCCATAAGACGCCGTACCTTACGGGCGTTGTTTTTCATCACCGTTTCACCCATGGTCACCTGACCATCCCCGGCCATGGCGACCCTGCCGTCCCGGCGCACCGCGATAACCGTGGTCGAACGTATTCTACCGTATTTATTCATTTCGTATTCCTTTTACCGTGAGGATGCGCCTTGGCATATACCTTCTTCAAGCGTTCTATATCCACATGGGTGTAGCGCTGGGTTGTGGAAAGGCTGGCATGGCCTAAAAGTTCCTGGACTATCCTGACATCACAGCCGGCGTTAACCAGATGGGTAGCAAAACTGTGCCGTAGAGCATGGGGGTGTACATTTTTCTGCAGCCCCGACCGCTCGGCATATTTGGCGATGATCCACCGTACCCCGGCCACCGAGATGGCCCCCCCGCGGCGGTTCACAAACAGTTTTTCCGTGGGATGCTCCGCCTTGATCCGGCTGTGCCGAGCGGGAATATAGGCGGCAATAGCCTCGCGGGCTTCATCGGAAAAAAATACGTACCGTTCCTTATCGCCCTTTCCGATAACCCTGCCCCCGCTGAGATCCCCGTCAATGGATTTAAGGGAAAGGGTAACCAGTTCGGAAATGCGCAGTCCCGCGGAGTACATGGCCAGGATCAACGCCTTATCCCGCAGGGGCCAGAGTATGCCCGCCGTATCCGGCAGGTCCGCAAAGTCCGCCATCTCCCCTTCCCAGAGAAACACCGGAAGTGTCTTCGGTACCCTGAGGTTACGGAGGTTTCCCGCGGGATTATCCTTCCGGCGTCCAAAGCGGATAAGCCAGCGGTAGAATCCCCGGATCGACGAAAGGGCCCGGTTCACGCTCACCGAGGCCATCCCTTCGGCGCTGAGATCCCCGATAAAACCCTGAACTTCATAGGG is a window encoding:
- the fliH gene encoding flagellar assembly protein FliH; translation: MNKAVFRPGELILSNEKVILESPQAYAEMALNLGPALEELDEIPDMPEFIGPTADDLRREAELFKSHWDEEREGMIQEARDRADAIISTAQASAGEEVVRLSDEAQQIKQQAEAEAEKILAEAKQKAAELETTAQANFDNARKEAVDAGLKEGREAGYTEGRAEMDRLIERIQTVLERAQSRREEILVESEQQIVDLVLLMTRKVIKIISETQEGVVRENVVQALRKIKSHGNIIIRVNLRDVKLTTDHINSFIKQIEGVKGVQVAEDSTVDPGGCIIETDFGEIDARISSQLAELEAKILEMSPIKTKPKASSAGAPSLSAIAN
- the fliG gene encoding flagellar motor switch protein FliG; this encodes MAKAAAGGGAAAAGGKKKGAKEFTGRQKAAVFLVSIGSEISAEIFKYLREDEIETLTFEIARLETIEPAQKEAVLIEFQELMMANEFITTGGIDYARELLEKSLGSQKAIDIINRLTSSLQVRPFDFIRRTDPAHLLNFIQQEHPQTIALILAYLEPNKASIILQNLPHEVQSDVARRIATMDRTSPEVLREVERVLEKKLSTLSSEDYTAAGGVESIVEILNLVDRSSEKQIIEALEDEDPELAEEIKKRMFVFEDIVMLDDRAIQRVMREVDSQELSKALKSVDTEVQDKIFRNMSKRAAQMLKEDMEFMGPVRLKDVEEAQQKIVSIIRHLEETGEIVVARAGEDELVV
- the fliF gene encoding flagellar basal-body MS-ring/collar protein FliF — its product is MNEWFKKVIEQITGLWGRWTWMQRGILIGITVAVIAGLIALVTVSSAPTMVPVIDVPIKDENDRDRIITRINEEGVKTTVNAAGVIMVEDAKTAQRIRSILIREDMIPAGTDPWAIFDRDRWTITDFERNVNLRRAITQMVTDHIKSLDDVDDANVTIVMPERELFASDQNPVTASVIITPKLMSDITANRKKIEGIQKILKFAVEGLRDDNIVIADQNGLVLNDFAGMAEFDRLAVIERETKLVQGLETKYRATVLKALQYTFTTDRVRDLNIKIAMDMSKKAVSTEEFYPITIKPRTPGLSYDDSESARSITRSESASSTAWKGTGLNPEGPAGVEGQMPPAFRDMSNLYGEVEQKTLTHNEEINSRRIEEEKSPGIDRVTISVNIDGTWKLKYDEKKNPVILEDGSLEREYAPVAPEDLKAAQALIQDAIGFSAARGDSVTVQNIRFDRTKQFADEDAEYFRQKQMQTTILILLSGVALLLIGFIAFRMITREMERRRRAREEELARQHQEMRERAFQEAEEQGVEVSMSVEERKRMELQENAINMAKEHPGDVAQLIRTWLLEE
- a CDS encoding flagellar hook-basal body complex protein FliE; protein product: MNIYKPELVSGDKVPMAITNPKHMVPQGGPFSIGGNIAQGRGSVISEMGNMIGSEAVLRSGSFEDVMLRALDKVSAEQQFSADLVQKAITDPGSMDPQDITIAQAKASMSLNIARTVLSRVVQGWKDIINTR
- the flgC gene encoding flagellar basal body rod protein FlgC, with the protein product MGLFNAINIAATGMTAERLRSDVIADNIANASTTRTAEGGPFRRSRVVLRPKAEQPFWRSPFLPDMMDGGPGKGVRVAEIQKDTTPNRLVYDPTHPDAIQTGPRAGYVEMPNVDVVTEMVDMIAASRAYEANASIIDGSKTMFLRALEIGSR
- the flgB gene encoding flagellar basal body rod protein FlgB; translated protein: MISNNFEKTVDLLHRAMDASLIRRNVIADNMANSGVPNFKRSNVNFESELKRALETEKQRPALELTLTDPKHIPNWRARDYRDVEPRRVLDYASTSKNNGNNVDPEQEMMLALENQMMYTLLAQATTFEFSQINMVLR
- the hslU gene encoding ATP-dependent protease ATPase subunit HslU gives rise to the protein MSEKNLDRLTPREIVAELDKYIVGQKKAKRAVAVALRNRIRRLKLDPEVREDIAPKNILMIGPTGVGKTEIARRLAKLAGSPFIKVEATKYTEVGYVGRDVESMIRDLMAAGVQMVKQEMQETVTADAEKRAEDALLDLLLPGTGKKPKETKPPEGPVVRPMGAFSISPSNGNGSLMGAAIQVGIPVSRQQAGGNDDTPEISSNIADSPAEEPAADAGTQKGSGNQKDSTREKFRTMLREGKLEDRLVEITINQSPQFPAFEMMGGGMEDLESSLSGIAGFFGGGKKKKLLPVSRAREILIAEESEKLIDRDRVSDEARQRVCETGIVFIDEIDKIAVKGDRGGGGPDVSREGVQRDILPIVEGAVVNTKWGPVDTSHILFVAAGAFNVSKPSDLIPELQGRFPLRVELESLGKAEFLRILTEPKNALTKQYVDLLATEGVEIEFTPDSIDRLAALAAEVNSRLENIGARRLHTIMEALLEELSFEAPDIAPTKISITESYVNERLQDLVVDNDLGRYIL
- the hslV gene encoding ATP-dependent protease subunit HslV; the protein is MNKYGRIRSTTVIAVRRDGRVAMAGDGQVTMGETVMKNNARKVRRLMDGKVLCGFAGATADAFTLFDRFEEKLKEYSGDLARAAVELAKDWRTDRALRKLEALLLVADLSKTLLVSGTGDVIEPAENALAIGSGGNYAYAAALAYLEGSSFSAVEIAERSLKIAGSICIYTNGNITLEELS
- a CDS encoding tyrosine-type recombinase/integrase, which gives rise to MNSNPVAGKTMDEYLVYLRAVRGVSDRTLQAYEGDLVRFANYCENRSVLPDTATPYEVQGFIGDLSAEGMASVSVNRALSSIRGFYRWLIRFGRRKDNPAGNLRNLRVPKTLPVFLWEGEMADFADLPDTAGILWPLRDKALILAMYSAGLRISELVTLSLKSIDGDLSGGRVIGKGDKERYVFFSDEAREAIAAYIPARHSRIKAEHPTEKLFVNRRGGAISVAGVRWIIAKYAERSGLQKNVHPHALRHSFATHLVNAGCDVRIVQELLGHASLSTTQRYTHVDIERLKKVYAKAHPHGKRNTK